The Sesamum indicum cultivar Zhongzhi No. 13 linkage group LG1, S_indicum_v1.0, whole genome shotgun sequence genome includes a window with the following:
- the LOC105161536 gene encoding F-box/kelch-repeat protein At3g23880-like isoform X2, producing MLFLCISNRRNFKMEIGRNLSDCPTHHQHKKFKTTHQIQTSGDGEIPKLPEEIIVEILTRLPVKSLLKFRKHPYRAVWVVGSCNGLICIAINEKDLFLWNPSTRISTKLPPVEVKMIPGFYNIFGFGYNESSDDYKVLGIFCAFGNVGVYESVVKLYSLKTNSWKRIEDFKGGEPLDDSGKFAGGKLHFSTIRGIGLDFRWDIVSLDLETESYGIVEQPNYGEGPSDSSLGVVGGCICILCNYEKVRVDLWVLKEYGIKESWTKVASIPYLNDPGKFLHSKPLFMLPNGEILLVFGMHLVVYNPKDNCLRHPETSNFGAFLEADVYIESLISPAASEV from the exons ATGTTATTCCTTTGCATCTCAAATCGTCGAAACTTCAAAATGGAAATTGGAAGAAATTTATCAGATTGCCCAACCCATCATCaacacaagaaatttaaaactacCCACCAGATTCAGACCTCCGGTGATGGAGAAATCCCCAAACTTCCTGAAGAAATCATAGTAGAAATCCTCACAAGGCTCCCCGTCAAATCCCTCTTGAAATTCAG GAAACACCCATACAGGGCTGTTTGGGTAGTGGGTTCTTGTAATGGGTTAATCTGCATTGccataaatgaaaaagattTGTTCTTGTGGAATCCATCGACAAGAATATCGACCAAATTACCACCTGTCGAAGTCAAAATGATCCCAGGcttttacaatatatttggtTTTGGTTATAATGAGTCCAGCGATGATTACAAGGTTTTGGGTATCTTCTGCGCGTTCGGAAATGTGGGAGTTTACGAGTCAGTTGTGAAGTTGTACAGTTTGAAGACTAATTCATGGAAGAGGATTGAGGATTTCAAGGGCGGTGAACCATTAGATGATTCTGGGAAGTTTGCTGGTGGGAAGCTTCATTTTTCCACAATTCGAGGGATCGGCTTGGATTTTAGATGGGATATTGTTTCTCTTGATTTAGAAACTGAATCGTATGGAATTGTAGAGCAACCAAATTATGGAGAGGGTCCGTCGGATTCCAGTTTGGGTGTTGTGGGAGGATGCATTTGCATTCTATGCAATTATGAAAAAGTTCGCGTGGATTTGTGGGTGTTAAAGGAATATGGTATCAAGGAGTCCTGGACTAAAGTTGCTAGCATCCCTTACCTTAACGATCCTGGCAAGTTTCTGCACTCAAAACCGTTGTTTATGCTACCAAATGGTGAAATTTTGTTGGTCTTTGGGATGCATTTAGTAGTTTACAATCCAAAAGATAATTGCTTGAGGCATCCTGAGACAAGTAATTTCGGTGCATTTCTAGAAGCAGACGTCTATATTGAAAGCTTAATTTCGCCTGCTGCAAGTGAAGTTTAA
- the LOC105161536 gene encoding F-box/kelch-repeat protein At3g23880-like isoform X1 — protein MLFLCISNRRNFKMEIGRNLSDCPTHHQHKKFKTTHQIQTSGDGEIPKLPEEIIVEILTRLPVKSLLKFRCVSKSWLWVISSPQFIKTHLRFWAKDATFSKYRIMLTISDPGFNLKHCSVRSLICEPSTEAFNIDYPRKHPYRAVWVVGSCNGLICIAINEKDLFLWNPSTRISTKLPPVEVKMIPGFYNIFGFGYNESSDDYKVLGIFCAFGNVGVYESVVKLYSLKTNSWKRIEDFKGGEPLDDSGKFAGGKLHFSTIRGIGLDFRWDIVSLDLETESYGIVEQPNYGEGPSDSSLGVVGGCICILCNYEKVRVDLWVLKEYGIKESWTKVASIPYLNDPGKFLHSKPLFMLPNGEILLVFGMHLVVYNPKDNCLRHPETSNFGAFLEADVYIESLISPAASEV, from the coding sequence ATGTTATTCCTTTGCATCTCAAATCGTCGAAACTTCAAAATGGAAATTGGAAGAAATTTATCAGATTGCCCAACCCATCATCaacacaagaaatttaaaactacCCACCAGATTCAGACCTCCGGTGATGGAGAAATCCCCAAACTTCCTGAAGAAATCATAGTAGAAATCCTCACAAGGCTCCCCGTCAAATCCCTCTTGAAATTCAGGTGCGTTTCTAAATCGTGGCTCTGGGTAATTTCTAGCCCACAATTCATCAAAACCCACCTCAGATTTTGGGCAAAAGACGCGACTTTTTCTAAGTATAGAATCATGTTAACGATTTCCGACCCAGGTTTTAACCTCAAGCACTGTTCAGTCCGTTCTTTGATATGTGAACCTTCGACTGAGGCATTTAACATTGATTATCCTAGGAAACACCCATACAGGGCTGTTTGGGTAGTGGGTTCTTGTAATGGGTTAATCTGCATTGccataaatgaaaaagattTGTTCTTGTGGAATCCATCGACAAGAATATCGACCAAATTACCACCTGTCGAAGTCAAAATGATCCCAGGcttttacaatatatttggtTTTGGTTATAATGAGTCCAGCGATGATTACAAGGTTTTGGGTATCTTCTGCGCGTTCGGAAATGTGGGAGTTTACGAGTCAGTTGTGAAGTTGTACAGTTTGAAGACTAATTCATGGAAGAGGATTGAGGATTTCAAGGGCGGTGAACCATTAGATGATTCTGGGAAGTTTGCTGGTGGGAAGCTTCATTTTTCCACAATTCGAGGGATCGGCTTGGATTTTAGATGGGATATTGTTTCTCTTGATTTAGAAACTGAATCGTATGGAATTGTAGAGCAACCAAATTATGGAGAGGGTCCGTCGGATTCCAGTTTGGGTGTTGTGGGAGGATGCATTTGCATTCTATGCAATTATGAAAAAGTTCGCGTGGATTTGTGGGTGTTAAAGGAATATGGTATCAAGGAGTCCTGGACTAAAGTTGCTAGCATCCCTTACCTTAACGATCCTGGCAAGTTTCTGCACTCAAAACCGTTGTTTATGCTACCAAATGGTGAAATTTTGTTGGTCTTTGGGATGCATTTAGTAGTTTACAATCCAAAAGATAATTGCTTGAGGCATCCTGAGACAAGTAATTTCGGTGCATTTCTAGAAGCAGACGTCTATATTGAAAGCTTAATTTCGCCTGCTGCAAGTGAAGTTTAA